AGGTAGGGCTGTCTCAATGTTGCTGCAAGCAACAACGCACTTAATCCTATAGCAAACCCTGTTCCAAGTTCAAATATTAACCTTGGCAACCTTAATTGAATAATAATTAATTGCCAGCTGCTTTGATTTCCTATTCTGAATATTAACTGAAAAAGAACTATAAGAATACATCCTAAAAGCATTAAAACAAAACATTTTTTTTGCTTATTTGTCAATCTGATCAAGCCACCTCTTTACCTGATTGTATGCTTGTTTAACTTTCAAGTTAGCCGTTGGTGAAAATTTTGGTGCTACTACATCGTAGACATGTTTCTCCTTAACTGCTTTCAAATTATTATAAGGACTTTGTTTGAAAGTTGTTATAAAAGCTGCTTTTACCTGTTTAGGCATTGCATGTGCTAACCGAATAACAATATCCGGATCAGCTTGGACAATCGCTTCACTACTCGCTGTAGTATAAAGCGAAGACGGGCTGGCTCCAACTACCTCACCACCAGCTCTTTTAACCAAATCACCTAAGTAAGTTTTTGAGTTCATTACCAAGAAACTTCCGCCAGGCATTCCCATTAAGATCAATACTTTAGGTTTTTGAACCCGACTAATTTTTTTTATTTTTATTTGAGAAAGAAGTTTCTGCGCCTCTTTTTGTTTATCATACTTCCTACCCAAATATTTAATGCTCTTTACTAAGCTTCCATAATTTTGAAAATTTAAGGATTTCATACCTATCTTTTGTTCTTTTAACTTGCCTTGATACTCATCCGTCAGTTCAGAGTCTACATAGACTATATCGGGTTTAGCCGTCAACAAGTTATCCCAATTAATACTCACATGATTGCCCACACGTGTAACATTATGGTATTTATTAGGTACTTTTTGAAGGCTACTATCACTCGGAACACCAACTAATTTCATATTTAAGTGGGCAAAAACTTCTGTAATAGCTACTGTCGTTGCTACTATTCTGGGCTGTTTTTCAGATGTTTGACTACTTTGTTTTTGCTGACTCAAATACACTAATCCAAGCACTGCCACTAAGATAATAATGCTTGAAATTATTTTTTTAGATCTTATAATGGCGAATCAACCCCCACGCTCCAACACAGCCACCAATTACTATTGCTGTTATTGAAAATCCGAGCACGCTCTTATTAGTGCTTTTGCTCTTATTATTCTTGTTCTCTCTTTTTTTATTTTTTTTGTCCCATCTTCTTTATACTTAGTCTTTTTACTGCTATATTTCTTTTTACCGCTGTTTTCCTTTTCACTAGCTGACTTTGTCTCACTTGTACTTGAACTGGCTATGTTTGAAGTAGTGGCAGAAGACTCTATTGAGACAGAACTAGATGAGCTCGTTGCTGCAGTTGAACTAGTATTACTTGAAGATGCAGTTTTATTAGCCGTACTGCTACTAGATATTGAACTGTTGGTTTGCTTCGAACTTGCCGTAGTACTTTGTTGACTGGCCGAAGATGAACTACTAGAAAGTTCGGGAACACTTCCGCTATTCATTAATAAATTAAAACCATATGTGTGATGATAATCCATGCTATCAATATCAACTTTCATATTTCCTGATATTGACTGCTTCACTGACTTGGTAGTAAAGGAAAAGGTGTAATAATCTTCATTTCCAGAGGTACTTTTACTGACTTGTGGTCCCTGACCGTTAATATTTAAAATTTGTACAGGAAATGAACCTAAATCATGACTTGTTTTGACTGTGATACTAACATTATATTGTTCTTGCCCAACTGAAACTGTTGCTGGTTTTACAAAATATGCATCTGCAATAGATGTCTGCGATGTACCATATTTTTCAATCGTATAATTAACCTGATATGAAGAAGCAGAAACTTCTATCGTTTTCATGAAGAAAACCAATAAGAAAGTTCCTGCGACTACTAATAAATATTTAATTCTCATTTGCCAGATCTCCTAATGCTTAAAAGTGTTCCTCCTAATCCAACCGCAGTAATAAGTGCTAAGACACCTAAGATTGAAGCATAGGAATAATTAGACTCGCCTGTTTGTGGAAGGGTCATTTCACTTGATTTTACAGAACTATCAGCACTTAAACTTATAGAACTATCGCTGCTTGATGAACTGTTGTGCGGATCTGTAGAAACTGCCTGTGCTGGTGCAACTACATCTGTAATCTTCTTATCAGCCGTTGTGGTTCCGTTACTACCAGACTCCTTTCCGGATCCGACTTCGTTGATACTTTTTATGACTGCCAACGCTTGAACATTATGGGTAAACATATTTGGAACTGTATATGTCATATCAAGCAAAATCTTGTTTCCTACTGTTAAATTAGCAACTTTTTCTTTACTCAAAACAGCCGTCCATGTGCCACTAACCGCATCTGCTGAAGCAACATTTTTAGTCATTTCTACACCATCAAATTTAACTGTTGTCATATAATTCATCATTTTGCCCTGCGTAATTGTAACGGTCGCTGTTCCATCAGTATTTTTTTGGATCTTAATTGCTGTATTCCAGATACCATCTTCTTGAATCATTGATAAAACATTTAGATCATTGCCGTTACCATCAACCTGATGATATTCAACTGTTGGGGCTGTGCCATAAGTCCTTCAAAATAGAAGAGATTAGTGAAAATCGTTCTTTGATTTTCACTAATCTCTTCTTTTTGTTTATAAAACAGTTATAATTGGTGCCTTTCGCCACCAATTTTCTAATATTCATTGCCATCAAGGCAATTCCAGCTTCCCTTTTTACCTTCTCAAGACCTCTAACCGAAAATTTTTTAAAACCCAAACAAGCCTTCAATCCACCAAAAACTGATTCAACATCTATTTTACGTTGTCCGTAAATTGAACCAGTTTGGTGATTTGAAAGCAACTTGCGTTCCTTAGCTTTGAAATACTCCCATGCGCTATTAATACTTATTTTACGAGGATTTCCGTTTTTAGTGAATGCTCGGTGATCAATTTTAAAATCGTTATCGTATTTGTTTGCCTGATACTCTTTAAATTCACGTACAAATCCGTACTTATCTTTGCGCTTACGGTAAGCATAAAAACTAAATCTAACTCCCTGCAGATCAATAAAATAATCGTCTTTAGGATGATACGCCCAATTCATGACCTTACGGTCATCACTTTTCCATTTGCGACTATTTTCTTTTAACATTGTCCCATATGGAATTAACGCTGTATGTTCAGGTAATTCATCTTCGAGATATCGATAATTTGATTCTGAACCGTATCCTGCATCAGCCACAATATACTTACCTAAAGTTCCAGCTGCTTTTTGTTGCTGTAAAAAAGGAATTAATGTTTTGGTATCTCCTGGATTTTGAAAAATGCCGAAGGCAGTTACAAATTGTTTACTTGTGGCGATTTGTAGATTATAAGCCGGTTTTAGCTGTCCGTTGAGCATTGGATCTTCCTTAACACGCATGAAAGTTGCATCATGATCTGTTTTTGAATAACTATTTCTTTTACCATAAATTCTGGTTTGTATTTTATGAGCTAATAATTTAGTTTGCCGTAACTTAAGTTTTCGTTTTAAAGATTTTAGTTTTCGACGCCTTGACTTGTCTGGGTTTGGAGAGATATGTTCTTTTTCAATCTTTTTATTCAAATCTTTCAAGTCATTTTCTAACCGCAAGGTAATTTCATCAAGCATTTCTAAAGTAAGATCTGTCTCTGCTGGGAGCTGACACTTAAACTTAGCGTCATTTAATTCTTCCAGAAGGGTTATAATCGCAGAGCGATTAAGCTTGTCAAAACGAATCGTATTCTTACGCCAAACAAAACTATATTTATTGGCATCAGCTAAAATTTTAGTCCCGTCAATAAAAGTAACTTCATCAATAAAATTGTTTTGTTTCAGATATTTGGTTAGTTTTAGAATACATTGATTAATCAAGCTCTCAACTTCATCTGAAATTCTAAAACGACAAATTGTTCGGTAGGCTGGAACCTGTTCTTGTGTCAGCCAACGGGCTGCCAAATTCTCTTCTGCCAACGTATTAATACGGCGACTACTAAAGATACCTTTTGTGTACGCAAACAAAATTAATTTTAAAAGTACACGCAGATCATACTTACGCGGTCGTCCAAAGATGTAAGGATCATTAATTTTAAGGTCTTCAACTATTTGATTAATCATCCGTGCAGGATGATTTTCTTTTGGCTCCCAGTCAGTTTTAATACTAAGTACAGTCTGATTTATGTTATAATTATTGTACATTTTGATTATCCTTTCTATAGGGGTATTGTTTTTGAAAGTACTGGCTCCAACCAGTGCTTTTTTATTTTTAATTATACCAAAAGAGCTTCACCAGAAAAATCATTACTTTCTCTGGTGAAGCTCTTTCACTTAGGGACTTATGGCACAGCCCCACTTGAACTTATTGAACTTGCATTAGAGCTTGATACATTGCTTGAACTTGTTGAAGTTGCGTTAGAACTTGGTGTGCTACTTGAACTTGCTGCACTTGAACTTGTTGAAGTTGCATTAGAGCTTGATGTGCTACTTGAACTTGCCGAACTCGATGATGAACTTGCTGAGCTGGAGCTTGACGAATCTGCATCAGAAGTTGTCTTAGTAATTGCATCAGGTACACCACTATTAATTTTTACATAAAAACTAGGATTTCCATTATATCCACCAGAACTATAACTTACATCTGCTAAATACACACCGCTATTAACTAAAGTCAACGCTTCTTGAGACGATAAGCTAGCCGTCCATGTACCAGTATTTCCTTCACTTTTTTCAACTAATGAGTGTCCATCGAAATTAGCAGCGGTCATTATCGACATACCTGACACTTGAGAAAAAATTAATTTTGCCGCATTGCTTGAATCAACAACAAGTTGTACAGATGTACCCCACATGTTATCCATTGACGAAGCAGAGGTTGTAGCTTCATCTTTATAATACCCAACATTCAATGTATATGTACCCGTTGGTAAGACTTTTACACTATCTGCATTGATACGTGCCGTCTTAAAAGCCAACGTAAAAAAGGCAAATGTAAGCATTAACAGAAAAATAAACTTTTTTTCATAAATATTCCTCCCTTTTTAATTGAGAATCACTATCAATTAAGTTGAACTAATTTTAGCACATCCAAAAAAATATTCAATAACTAATCAAAAATAATTTATATAGATAAGAAACTTTCTTAGTGCACAATATTTATTACATTAGATTCTTTAAAAAAAGCGTAAATTAATTCTGCATCTTTAACGTTTCTTATTATTTTAAGATATACTTGTGTTTTTTTTAAAATGAACTATAATGACACATTGTCACATGACAGGTCGTCATAAAGGAGGATAGAATAATGCCCAAGGATACTTTTTTTAATCTTATCCCAGAAAAAAAAGCAAGGCTCTTCGCCGCAATTAGCCATGAATTTTCTAGGAAAAGCTTTGATGATTCTGCAATCAGTGAAATTATTGAATTTGCTGGTATTCCCCGCGGAAGTTTCTATCAATATTTCAATGATAAATTAGATTGCTACCTCTATTTTGTCGGACAAATTCAAAATGAGCAAAATGAACTTTATCTGGCTCTTTTAGAAAAGAATGAAGGAGATTTATTTGAAGCGTCTAAGCAATTCTTCAAAGAAACCATTAAGGATGTTTTAGAGGGGGATCATTCTGATTTTTATCGAACAATGATTGAAGCCCATGACTTTCGTCTTCAAAAAGTGCTAGGTCACGGGAGTATGCATCAATTAATTCAAACATTATATGCACAGACTGATCTAACTCACTTACACATTGAATCATTTGAAGAATTTCGTGATTTAGTTAGTTTAATGTTGAATATTTTCTTTAAGTCTGTTGGTGGCTACTTTCACCATCATCAAGGAAAAGATCCGCTTTCTGTCACCGCAGTTCAAAAAAGCTGTCTTAAAATGCTGTCTTGGCTTCAATATGGAGTTACAAAATAAATTGATTTAGATGTTATGGAGGTCGATTATGTATAAAATTGTTCGCACTCGTTTAGAAAAGTGGCCCGTTCTAGCTGCTGCATTCTTTATGATTATTCAGGTTTTTTGCAATCTTACTTTGCCAACACTCACTTCCGATATGATTAATAAAGGTGTAGCCGCTGGAAACACAAACTACATCTGGCAGGTAGGCGCGAAAATGTTAGGAATCACCCTGATTGGAATTCTGGCTGCCGCTGGAAATGTTTTTTTCGCATCAACGCAAGCTCAAAAGCTTGGTACTAAATTGCGCAATGCATTATTTGAAAAAGTTCTTAAATTTGGAAGTCACGAAGTTGATAAGTTTGGTGCTTCTTCACTTACTACAAGAACAACCAATGATGTTTTACAAATTCAAAATGTGACAGTCATGATTTTACGGATGATGCTACAGGCACCTGCAATGTTAATTGGTGGTATCATAATGGCTTATCTTAGTGAAAAAAAATTAACAATTGTTTTTCTCGTATCACTTCCGCTATTGGCAATTGCAATTGGAATTGTTATGTCTTTAGCTGGACCGCTATTCAGTAGTCTACAAAATAAGATTGACCGCATTAATCTTGTTTTCCGTGAAGGATTGACTGGTGTTCGTGTTGTACGCGCCTTTCGACAAGATAATTTCGAACAGACTCGCTTTGAAGATGCCAATAAATCTTACACAAATACTGCTATTAAGGCTTTCAGCTTGGTATCCTTGATGTTTCCAGTTATGACATTGATTTTAAATGGAACTAATATCGGAATTATTTGGATTGGGGCTAACCTAATTGCCAAGCAGTCAATGGAAGTCGGGAATCTAGTTTCTTTTATGACATACGCTGCAATGATTTTGTTTAGTTTTATGATGCTCTCCATGGTTTTTGTTTTTATCCCCAGAGCACAGGCTGCCGCTGTTCGTATTCAAGAAGTTTTAGATACTGAATATTCAATTAAAGAGGATCCACAACCAACTGTTTTAAATAACTCTGAGATCTCACTTGAATTTAAAAATGTTAATTTTCGTTATGCTCATGCTGAACGTCGTGCACTTGAATCAATTAATCTCAACCTGCATTCCGGACAAACACTTGCAATCATAGGTGGAACTGGAGCAGGTAAGTCGACCTTGATAAATTTGATTCCACGATTATACGATATTGAATCAGGTAAGATTAGGCTTAATGGTATTGATATTTCCAAGTTACCGCAAAGTCAACTTCATGAACAAGTTTCCTTCGTGCAACAAAAAGCTTTCTTATTCAAAGGAACGATCCGCAGTAACTTGCAAGTCGGGAAGCCAGATGCAACTGAAAAAGAAATGTGGCATGCACTTGAAGTCGCTCAGGCAACTGAATTCGTCAAGGAACTTGACAGTGGGTTAGATTCTGTTGTTGAACATAATGGAGCTAATTTTTCTGGGGGACAACGTCAACGTCTAGCAATTGCCCGTGCACTTATAAAGCCAGCTGCTATCTATATCTTTGATGATTCATTTTCTGCACTTGACTTTAAGACAGATGCAAAACTACGAAAAGCTCTCGCCAATGATAATAAAATCAGTCATAGTATTGTCATTATCGTTGCTCAAAGAATTGCAACAGTCACAACCGCAAATCAAATTATTGTTCTTGATGGAGGTAAAGATGTTGGACATGGAACACACAATGAACTAAAAAAATCTAACCCTACTTACCAAGAAATTATCAAATCACAATTGAAAGGAGAGGATATTTAATGGCTAGTCGTGGACCCGCAAGTAATATTGGCAAAGCAACAGAAAAACCAAAGAATTTTTGGCAAACAACTTGGCGTTTATGTAAATACATGGCACCTTGGAAATGGTTCCTTTTTATTGTTATTTTGTTTGCAATTGGATCTGTAGTTTTCCAGATTATCTCCCCTAAAATTTTGGGAGAAGCTACTACTACTATTTTTAATGGTTTTCTCAAAGGTTATAAAGAAATCAAGGCTGGACAACATATCAGTTCTCTTCCTATTGATTTTACAAAAATTAAAACAATTTTATTGACCGTTGGCATCATGTACATTTTCTCAGCCGCTCTATCCTTCTTTCAACAATTGATTATGGCTAATATCTCACAAAAAATCGTTTTCCGCTTACGGCAGGATCTTAAATCGAAGCTACAAAGGCTTCCGATTGTATACTATGACACCCACTCCAATGGAGATATCATGTCTCGTGCAATTAACGATATGGATAATATTGCTGGAACACTCCAACAGAGTCTTGCACAAATTGTCACTAGTGCCGTTACCTTCGTAGGTGTTTTATTCATGATGCTTTCAATTAGTTGGGAAATGACCTTGATAGCTTGTATCACAGTTCCGCTTGGTGTACTTGTGATTTCATTGGTAGCACCTCGATCGCAAAAATACTTTGCAGCCCAGCAAAAAAGCTTGGGGTTGCTTAACGATCAAATCGAAGAGAGTTTTTCTGGACATACTGTGGTTAAAACTTTCAACAAGGAAAAATCAAGCATCAAAACATTTAAAAATCAAAATAATAACTACTACCGTTCTTCCTGGAAAGCACAATTTATTTCTGGATTAATTATGCCGCTTATGAACTTCGTTTCTAACATTGGATACGTTTTTGTAGCTATTGTTGGTGGTTTAAAGGTGGCGAATGGTCAAATTACACTTGGTAATATTCAAGCCTTTCTACAATATGTTAACCAGTTCACCCAGCCGATTACGCAACTCGCTAATTTAGCTAATACTATTCAAGCAACTGTTGCATCTGCTGAACGTATTTTCCAAGTATTGGATGAAGATGAGATGGAAGAGACAAGTGTTGACATTGCTGATGAAACACATAACACTGCTAAAGTAAAATTTGAACATGTTGATTTTGGCTACAACAACAGTGAAATTCTAATTAAAGATATGAATCTTTCAGTCAAATCTGGTGAAAAAGTTGCTATTGTCGGTCCTACTGGAGCGGGGAAAACAACTTTAATTAACCTACTTGAACGGTTCTATGATATCAAGAGTGGTTCACTTAAGCTTGATGGTCATGATACAAGAAATCTCTCACGTGAAGAAGTCCGCTCACATTTTGCAATGGTCTTGCAAGACACTTGGCTCTTTACCGGTTCGATTTACGATAACATCAAATATGGACGTGAAGATGCTTCAGAAGAAGAGGTCTACAAAGCTGCTAAAGCTGCACATGCTGATACATTCATTCGCCAATTACCAGAAGGCTATCAAACGATTCTAAATGAAGAAGCATCGAATATCTCTCAAGGTCAACGTCAGCTTTTGACAA
Above is a window of Liquorilactobacillus hordei DSM 19519 DNA encoding:
- a CDS encoding ABC transporter ATP-binding protein gives rise to the protein MYKIVRTRLEKWPVLAAAFFMIIQVFCNLTLPTLTSDMINKGVAAGNTNYIWQVGAKMLGITLIGILAAAGNVFFASTQAQKLGTKLRNALFEKVLKFGSHEVDKFGASSLTTRTTNDVLQIQNVTVMILRMMLQAPAMLIGGIIMAYLSEKKLTIVFLVSLPLLAIAIGIVMSLAGPLFSSLQNKIDRINLVFREGLTGVRVVRAFRQDNFEQTRFEDANKSYTNTAIKAFSLVSLMFPVMTLILNGTNIGIIWIGANLIAKQSMEVGNLVSFMTYAAMILFSFMMLSMVFVFIPRAQAAAVRIQEVLDTEYSIKEDPQPTVLNNSEISLEFKNVNFRYAHAERRALESINLNLHSGQTLAIIGGTGAGKSTLINLIPRLYDIESGKIRLNGIDISKLPQSQLHEQVSFVQQKAFLFKGTIRSNLQVGKPDATEKEMWHALEVAQATEFVKELDSGLDSVVEHNGANFSGGQRQRLAIARALIKPAAIYIFDDSFSALDFKTDAKLRKALANDNKISHSIVIIVAQRIATVTTANQIIVLDGGKDVGHGTHNELKKSNPTYQEIIKSQLKGEDI
- a CDS encoding TetR/AcrR family transcriptional regulator gives rise to the protein MPKDTFFNLIPEKKARLFAAISHEFSRKSFDDSAISEIIEFAGIPRGSFYQYFNDKLDCYLYFVGQIQNEQNELYLALLEKNEGDLFEASKQFFKETIKDVLEGDHSDFYRTMIEAHDFRLQKVLGHGSMHQLIQTLYAQTDLTHLHIESFEEFRDLVSLMLNIFFKSVGGYFHHHQGKDPLSVTAVQKSCLKMLSWLQYGVTK
- a CDS encoding ABC transporter ATP-binding protein, giving the protein MASRGPASNIGKATEKPKNFWQTTWRLCKYMAPWKWFLFIVILFAIGSVVFQIISPKILGEATTTIFNGFLKGYKEIKAGQHISSLPIDFTKIKTILLTVGIMYIFSAALSFFQQLIMANISQKIVFRLRQDLKSKLQRLPIVYYDTHSNGDIMSRAINDMDNIAGTLQQSLAQIVTSAVTFVGVLFMMLSISWEMTLIACITVPLGVLVISLVAPRSQKYFAAQQKSLGLLNDQIEESFSGHTVVKTFNKEKSSIKTFKNQNNNYYRSSWKAQFISGLIMPLMNFVSNIGYVFVAIVGGLKVANGQITLGNIQAFLQYVNQFTQPITQLANLANTIQATVASAERIFQVLDEDEMEETSVDIADETHNTAKVKFEHVDFGYNNSEILIKDMNLSVKSGEKVAIVGPTGAGKTTLINLLERFYDIKSGSLKLDGHDTRNLSREEVRSHFAMVLQDTWLFTGSIYDNIKYGREDASEEEVYKAAKAAHADTFIRQLPEGYQTILNEEASNISQGQRQLLTIARAFLANPDILILDEATSSVDTRTEILIQKAMERLLNNRTSFVVAHRLSTIRDADNILVMNHGSIVETGDHNSLMKQNGFYADLYNSQFTIPVE
- a CDS encoding IS1182 family transposase, with the protein product MYNNYNINQTVLSIKTDWEPKENHPARMINQIVEDLKINDPYIFGRPRKYDLRVLLKLILFAYTKGIFSSRRINTLAEENLAARWLTQEQVPAYRTICRFRISDEVESLINQCILKLTKYLKQNNFIDEVTFIDGTKILADANKYSFVWRKNTIRFDKLNRSAIITLLEELNDAKFKCQLPAETDLTLEMLDEITLRLENDLKDLNKKIEKEHISPNPDKSRRRKLKSLKRKLKLRQTKLLAHKIQTRIYGKRNSYSKTDHDATFMRVKEDPMLNGQLKPAYNLQIATSKQFVTAFGIFQNPGDTKTLIPFLQQQKAAGTLGKYIVADAGYGSESNYRYLEDELPEHTALIPYGTMLKENSRKWKSDDRKVMNWAYHPKDDYFIDLQGVRFSFYAYRKRKDKYGFVREFKEYQANKYDNDFKIDHRAFTKNGNPRKISINSAWEYFKAKERKLLSNHQTGSIYGQRKIDVESVFGGLKACLGFKKFSVRGLEKVKREAGIALMAMNIRKLVAKGTNYNCFINKKKRLVKIKERFSLISSILKDLWHSPNS
- a CDS encoding LPXTG cell wall anchor domain-containing protein — protein: MIQEDGIWNTAIKIQKNTDGTATVTITQGKMMNYMTTVKFDGVEMTKNVASADAVSGTWTAVLSKEKVANLTVGNKILLDMTYTVPNMFTHNVQALAVIKSINEVGSGKESGSNGTTTADKKITDVVAPAQAVSTDPHNSSSSSDSSISLSADSSVKSSEMTLPQTGESNYSYASILGVLALITAVGLGGTLLSIRRSGK
- a CDS encoding ABC transporter substrate-binding protein, with the translated sequence MAVLGLVYLSQQKQSSQTSEKQPRIVATTVAITEVFAHLNMKLVGVPSDSSLQKVPNKYHNVTRVGNHVSINWDNLLTAKPDIVYVDSELTDEYQGKLKEQKIGMKSLNFQNYGSLVKSIKYLGRKYDKQKEAQKLLSQIKIKKISRVQKPKVLILMGMPGGSFLVMNSKTYLGDLVKRAGGEVVGASPSSLYTTASSEAIVQADPDIVIRLAHAMPKQVKAAFITTFKQSPYNNLKAVKEKHVYDVVAPKFSPTANLKVKQAYNQVKRWLDQIDK
- a CDS encoding NEAT domain-containing protein, with the translated sequence MRIKYLLVVAGTFLLVFFMKTIEVSASSYQVNYTIEKYGTSQTSIADAYFVKPATVSVGQEQYNVSITVKTSHDLGSFPVQILNINGQGPQVSKSTSGNEDYYTFSFTTKSVKQSISGNMKVDIDSMDYHHTYGFNLLMNSGSVPELSSSSSSASQQSTTASSKQTNSSISSSSTANKTASSSNTSSTAATSSSSSVSIESSATTSNIASSSTSETKSASEKENSGKKKYSSKKTKYKEDGTKKIKKERTRIIRAKALIRACSDFQ